Proteins encoded together in one Planctomycetia bacterium window:
- a CDS encoding DUF1501 domain-containing protein: MLVVPGRSGKDLCDGHLGMSRRAVLRVGGSGLFGLTLGSMFKLQAANAAAASTGGAGWGKAKSIVMVYLQGGPSHLDLWDPKENVPDKVRSAFKNIPTKIPGVQFTENLPKLAGINDKFTMIRSMGYTPNGLFNHTAAIYQMMTGYTTDKVSPSGQLEPPNPKDFPNFGSNIIRLKPSEQPMLPFVMLPRPLQESNVVGKAGTAGFLGRDYDPYTLYPDGDDMDMAKMNKVRVDDLKLRPEVFASRLERRARLRTAIDARMPEIEAAVADYKLDEYYDRALNLVISGRAREAFDISRESEKTRDAYGRNTFGQSLLLARRLVEAGTRVVEVIWPKVANSDNHSWDHHVGLTDRMKNRSAPMLDGGLSSFIADLDDRGMLEDTLVVAVGEFGRSPQKGVSTSGNGNSADGRDHWPYCFTAVVAGGGTKRGYVHGKSDKTASAPLEDVVHPGELLASIYHSFAIDPETIVYNHLNQPRELVKAHAVSKLFA, encoded by the coding sequence ATGCTCGTCGTCCCCGGCCGCAGCGGCAAAGACCTGTGCGATGGTCATCTCGGTATGAGTCGGCGCGCGGTCTTGCGTGTCGGCGGCAGCGGCCTCTTCGGACTCACGCTCGGCTCGATGTTTAAGCTGCAAGCGGCCAACGCCGCCGCGGCGAGCACCGGCGGAGCGGGTTGGGGCAAAGCCAAGAGCATCGTGATGGTCTACCTGCAAGGCGGGCCGAGCCATCTCGACTTGTGGGATCCGAAGGAGAACGTGCCGGATAAAGTTCGCAGCGCGTTCAAGAACATCCCGACGAAGATTCCGGGCGTGCAGTTCACCGAGAACTTGCCGAAGCTCGCCGGCATCAACGATAAGTTCACGATGATCCGCTCGATGGGTTACACCCCGAACGGCCTCTTCAACCACACGGCCGCCATCTATCAGATGATGACCGGCTACACGACCGACAAGGTGAGCCCTTCCGGCCAGCTGGAGCCGCCGAACCCGAAAGACTTCCCCAACTTCGGCTCGAACATCATTCGCTTGAAGCCGAGCGAACAACCGATGTTGCCGTTCGTGATGTTGCCTCGCCCGTTGCAAGAGAGCAACGTCGTCGGCAAGGCCGGCACGGCGGGCTTCCTCGGCCGCGACTATGATCCGTATACGCTGTATCCCGACGGCGACGATATGGACATGGCGAAGATGAACAAAGTCCGCGTCGACGACCTCAAGCTTCGGCCCGAGGTGTTCGCCTCGCGTTTGGAACGCCGCGCACGTTTGCGCACGGCGATCGACGCGCGGATGCCCGAGATCGAAGCGGCCGTCGCCGATTACAAGCTCGACGAGTATTACGATCGGGCCTTGAACCTCGTTATTTCCGGTCGGGCTCGCGAGGCGTTCGACATCTCGCGCGAATCGGAAAAGACGCGCGATGCTTACGGCCGGAACACGTTCGGCCAGAGCTTGCTCTTGGCGCGCCGCTTGGTCGAAGCCGGCACGCGCGTCGTCGAGGTCATTTGGCCGAAGGTCGCCAACAGCGATAACCACTCGTGGGACCATCACGTCGGCCTCACCGACCGGATGAAGAACCGCTCGGCTCCGATGCTCGACGGCGGACTCTCTTCGTTCATCGCCGATCTCGACGATCGGGGCATGCTCGAAGATACGCTGGTCGTCGCGGTGGGCGAGTTCGGCCGGAGCCCGCAAAAGGGGGTCAGCACGTCGGGCAACGGCAACAGCGCCGACGGTCGTGACCACTGGCCGTACTGCTTCACGGCGGTCGTCGCCGGCGGCGGCACGAAGCGCGGCTACGTTCACGGCAAGAGCGACAAGACCGCCAGCGCGCCGCTTGAAGACGTCGTGCATCCGGGCGAGTTGCTGGCGTCGATCTATCATAGCTTTGCGATCGATCCGGAAACGATCGTTTACAACCACTTGAACCAACCGCGCGAGCTCGTGAAGGCGCATGCCGTCTCGAAGTTGTTCGCGTAA
- a CDS encoding metalloregulator ArsR/SmtB family transcription factor, with amino-acid sequence MIDFAHPQGLREHESIEGWAELFSLLADRTRLRILFHLSRNDELHVGGLCERLQQSQPAVSHHLSRLRSAGVLTARREGKQRFYRLAPQRCRDVLEAAFHGLEETKPADALA; translated from the coding sequence ATGATCGACTTCGCCCACCCGCAAGGTCTCCGTGAACATGAATCGATCGAAGGTTGGGCGGAGCTGTTTTCGCTCCTCGCCGACCGAACGCGGCTCCGCATCTTGTTTCATCTTTCGCGCAACGACGAGCTTCACGTCGGCGGCCTCTGCGAGCGATTGCAACAGAGCCAGCCGGCGGTGAGTCATCATCTTTCGCGACTGCGCTCGGCCGGCGTGCTGACTGCGCGTCGCGAAGGGAAGCAACGTTTCTATCGCCTCGCTCCGCAGCGCTGCCGAGATGTGCTGGAAGCGGCGTTCCACGGCTTGGAAGAAACGAAGCCGGCCGACGCCTTGGCATAA